A stretch of the Musa acuminata AAA Group cultivar baxijiao chromosome BXJ2-7, Cavendish_Baxijiao_AAA, whole genome shotgun sequence genome encodes the following:
- the LOC103981289 gene encoding dol-P-Man:Man(5)GlcNAc(2)-PP-Dol alpha-1,3-mannosyltransferase isoform X1, whose product MARPRSPTNDLPPSLGGYKVSKPLFASALLVLDSILVALIIAYVPYTKIDWDAYMSQVDGFLGGERDYTKLKGDTGPLVYPAGFLYVYSAIKFLTGGEVFPAQILFGILYIINLGLVFFIYIKTDLLPWWALSFLCLSKRVHSIFILRLFNDCFAMTLLHASLALLFSQKWHLALIIFSGAVSIKMNVLLYAPPLFLLMLKALDVKGVFSVLFGAALVQIILGLPFLLTYPVEYISRAFNLGRVFIHFWSVNFKFVPEEIFVSKEFACALLVLHLTLLIIFANFRWSKNGLFHLLKSKVSDAFSIFSIQQFQSCESRIKTLNKEYIATVMFVGNFIGIVCARSLHYQFYSWYFYSLPFLLWKAPFPTPLRLILFAGVELCWNIYPSNIEKGGVTAAAAAAAAAAAATLFAQTSLNHLHFEHVFHPLLVFCVFSEG is encoded by the exons atggcccgaccaCGGTCGCCCACGAATGATCTCCCCCCATCCCTCGGCGGCTACAAGGTCTCGAAGCCTCTTTTTGCATCGGCATTGTTGGTCCTCGATTCCATCTTGGTGGCTCTCATCATCGCCTACGTCCCTT ATACCAAGATCGATTGGGACGCGTACATGTCCCAG GTAGATGGGTTTCTCGGAGGAGAGAGGGATTACACCAAGCTGAAAGGGGACACGGGGCCGTTGGTTTATCCGGCTGGGTTTCTTTATGTCTACTCCGCCATCAAGTTTCTAACCGGCGGGGAGGTCTTTCCTGCTCAG ATCTTGTTTGGCATTCTTTACATAATTAATCTGGGGCTCGTTTTCTTCATTTATATAAAGACCGATCTG CTTCCATGGTGGGCTCTTTCTTTCCTTTGTTTGTCGAAGAGAGTTCACTCGATCTTTATTCTTCGTCTCTTTAATGACTGTTTTGCAATGACCTTGCTTCATGCTTCTCTAGCTTTGCTATTTAGTCAAAAATGGCATCTGGCTTTGATCATTTTCAG TGGAGCTGTGTCAATTAAGATGAATGTGCTTCTATATGCGCCACCTTTATTTCTGCTTATGTTAAAG GCTCTTGATGTTAAGGGTGTCTTCTCTGTCTTGTTTGGTGCTGCGTTAGTGCAG ATTATTTTGGGCTTACCGTTCTTGCTGACATATCCTGTTGAGTACATTTCAAGAGCCTTTAATCTTGGGCGTGTCTTCATCCATTTCTG GTCTGTTAATTTCAAGTTTGTTCCAGAAGAGATATTTGTATCAAAAGAATTTGCATGTGCCTTGCTGGTTCTTCATCTAACATTGCTTATAATATTTGCAAACTTCAGATGGTCCAA GAATGGACTTTTTCATCTCTTGAAGTCAAAAGTCAGTGATGCTTTTTCAATATTCTCTATTCAGCAATTTCAGTCCTGTGAATCAAGAATCAAAACTCTCAATAAAGAAT ATATTGCAACTGTTATGTTTGTCGGGAACTTCATCGGCATTGTATGTGCTCGATCTCTTCATTACCAGTTCTATTCTTG GTACTTCTACtcgttgccttttcttttgtggaaAGCACCGTTCCCGACCCCTCTAAG GCTCATCTTGTTTGCTGGCGTCGAGCTCTGCTGGAATATTTACCCGTCAAATAT AGAGAAAGGAGGCgtgactgctgctgctgctgctgctgctgctgctgccgccgccacatTATttgcccaaactagtttgaatcatttacatTTTGAGCATGTTTTTCACCCGTTGTTGGTATTTTGCGTATTCAGTGAGggataa
- the LOC103981289 gene encoding dol-P-Man:Man(5)GlcNAc(2)-PP-Dol alpha-1,3-mannosyltransferase isoform X2: MARPRSPTNDLPPSLGGYKVSKPLFASALLVLDSILVALIIAYVPYTKIDWDAYMSQVDGFLGGERDYTKLKGDTGPLVYPAGFLYVYSAIKFLTGGEVFPAQILFGILYIINLGLVFFIYIKTDLLPWWALSFLCLSKRVHSIFILRLFNDCFAMTLLHASLALLFSQKWHLALIIFSGAVSIKMNVLLYAPPLFLLMLKALDVKGVFSVLFGAALVQIILGLPFLLTYPVEYISRAFNLGRVFIHFWSVNFKFVPEEIFVSKEFACALLVLHLTLLIIFANFRWSKNGLFHLLKSKVSDAFSIFSIQQFQSCESRIKTLNKEYIATVMFVGNFIGIVCARSLHYQFYSWYFYSLPFLLWKAPFPTPLRLILFAGVELCWNIYPSNMYSSLLLLCMHLFVLLGVWIAPIGSEFVDQIHAERKEA, translated from the exons atggcccgaccaCGGTCGCCCACGAATGATCTCCCCCCATCCCTCGGCGGCTACAAGGTCTCGAAGCCTCTTTTTGCATCGGCATTGTTGGTCCTCGATTCCATCTTGGTGGCTCTCATCATCGCCTACGTCCCTT ATACCAAGATCGATTGGGACGCGTACATGTCCCAG GTAGATGGGTTTCTCGGAGGAGAGAGGGATTACACCAAGCTGAAAGGGGACACGGGGCCGTTGGTTTATCCGGCTGGGTTTCTTTATGTCTACTCCGCCATCAAGTTTCTAACCGGCGGGGAGGTCTTTCCTGCTCAG ATCTTGTTTGGCATTCTTTACATAATTAATCTGGGGCTCGTTTTCTTCATTTATATAAAGACCGATCTG CTTCCATGGTGGGCTCTTTCTTTCCTTTGTTTGTCGAAGAGAGTTCACTCGATCTTTATTCTTCGTCTCTTTAATGACTGTTTTGCAATGACCTTGCTTCATGCTTCTCTAGCTTTGCTATTTAGTCAAAAATGGCATCTGGCTTTGATCATTTTCAG TGGAGCTGTGTCAATTAAGATGAATGTGCTTCTATATGCGCCACCTTTATTTCTGCTTATGTTAAAG GCTCTTGATGTTAAGGGTGTCTTCTCTGTCTTGTTTGGTGCTGCGTTAGTGCAG ATTATTTTGGGCTTACCGTTCTTGCTGACATATCCTGTTGAGTACATTTCAAGAGCCTTTAATCTTGGGCGTGTCTTCATCCATTTCTG GTCTGTTAATTTCAAGTTTGTTCCAGAAGAGATATTTGTATCAAAAGAATTTGCATGTGCCTTGCTGGTTCTTCATCTAACATTGCTTATAATATTTGCAAACTTCAGATGGTCCAA GAATGGACTTTTTCATCTCTTGAAGTCAAAAGTCAGTGATGCTTTTTCAATATTCTCTATTCAGCAATTTCAGTCCTGTGAATCAAGAATCAAAACTCTCAATAAAGAAT ATATTGCAACTGTTATGTTTGTCGGGAACTTCATCGGCATTGTATGTGCTCGATCTCTTCATTACCAGTTCTATTCTTG GTACTTCTACtcgttgccttttcttttgtggaaAGCACCGTTCCCGACCCCTCTAAG GCTCATCTTGTTTGCTGGCGTCGAGCTCTGCTGGAATATTTACCCGTCAAATATGTATTCCTCATTGTTGTTACTTTGTATGCATTTGTTCGTACTGTTGGGTGTTTGGATTGCGCCAATTGGAAGTGAATTTGTTGATCAAATACATGCAGAGAGAAAGGAGGCgtga